CACGAGGCAGCGCCGCATCGCCATCGCCCGCGAGGCCGAGGAGCGCTTCGGGTACAAGGTGTCGTGGGGCGTGGACTGCGGCGGCCGGCGGGAGATGTTCACGACTCTCTCGGTGCCGGTCATGACGCGCCTCCGCCAGCCCGAACGCCGCGTCCTGGACACCCTCGTGGACGCCGGGGTCGCCCGCAGCCGCAGCGACGCGCTCGCCTGGTGCGTGCGGCTCGTCGGCAAGAACACCGACGAGTGGCTGTCCGACCTGCGCGCCGCGCTCCGGCACGTCGAGCGCGCCCGCGCCGCCGGCCCCCGCGCCTGACCGGCCCCCGCTTCCCGCGCCGCCCGGGTCACCATGAACCTCGGGCCATAATTGAGCGTCTTTCCGTCAGGGAACGGTCGCTCGAAGGGAAGCCCACATGGGTGTTCGGCGTACGGAGGAGCCGCGCGGGGGAGCGCCGCGCGGCCGGCGGCGGGACGGCTCGGGCCGTCCCACCAAGAGGGGGCGGCTGCTGTCCGCCCTCCGCCGCAGCGGCCCGTACGCGGCCGTCCGCGACGTCGTCTACCGGCTCTACGAGCGCCGCGTCGAGGCGGAGCTGCACCCCGACGTCACGCCCCGGCACATCGGGGTCATACTCGACGGCAACCGGCGCTGGGCCAGGGCGATGGGGCTGGCGGACGTCAGTTCCGGGCACCAGCGCGGCGCCGCGAAGATCTCCGAGCTGCTCCAGTGGAGCACCGAGGCGGGCGTCGAGGTCGTCACGCTGTGGCTGCTGTCCACCGACAACCTGAACCGTCCCGCGCGGGAGCTGGAACCGCTCCTTGAGATCATCGAGAACACGGTCGGCGAGCTCGCCGCGGACGGCTGGCACGTCAAGCCCGTCGGCGCCCTCGACCTTCTGCCCGATAAGACCGCTCGCGTCCTGAAAGCCGCGGGTGAGGCCACATCCGGTGCTCCCGGCCTGATTGTGAACGTCGCCGTTGGGTATGGAGGTAGGCGTGAGATCGCTGATGCGGTGCGCTCTCTGCTCATCGAGCAGGCGAGCCGGGGCACCAGCATCGAGGAACTCGCGGAGTCCCTCGACGTGGAGCACATCGCGGAGCATCTCTACACGCGCGGCCAGCCGGATCCGGACCTGGTCATCCGCACCTCGGGGGAGCAGCGTCTCTCCGGCTTCATGCTCTGGCAGAGCGCCCACTCGGAGTTCCACTTCTGCGAGGTCCACTGGCCGGACTTCCGCAAGGTCGACTTCCTCCGGGCGTTGCGCTCGTACGCCGCGCGGCACCGGCGCTACGGCACCTGACGGCCGGCCACACGGTCCGCCTTCGACCACCGCCCCAGGCCGCCCGCGCGCCACCGGTAGGTTCCCCATGATCAGGGAGATCGAGTGGCCACAACCTCCGCGCGCCGTCCCGGCACGTCCGGGAGCACCTCCGGAACCCGCGTTCCGGACCGGCGCACGTACGTCCTCGACACCAGCGTCCTGCTCGCCGACCCGGGGGCGATGACCCGCTTCGCCGAGCACGAGGTCGTACTCCCCATCGTCGTCATCTCCGAACTCGAGGCCAAGCGTCACCACCCCGAGCTCGGGTACTTCGCACGGCAGGCCCTTCGCACGCTCGACGACCTCCGCCTGCGGAACGGCCGGCTGGACGAGCCGGTCGCGGTCGAGGGACCCCAGGGCGACCAGGGTGGAACGCTCCGGGTCGAGCTGAACCACTCCGATCCGAGCGTCCTGCCGGACGGGTTCCGGCTCGCCGACAACGACACGCGCATCCTGTCGGTCGCGGCGTGGCTGGCCCATGAGGGGCGCGACGTCGTCCTGGTCTCCAAGGACCTGCCGATGCGGGTGAAGGCGTCCGCCGTCGGCCTGGCCGCCGAGGAGTACCGGGCGGAGCTGGCGGTCGTGGAGTCCGGCTGGACCGGGATGCGCGAACTGGAGGTGCCCGCGAGCCTCATCGAGGAGATGTTCGAGACCGGCAGCGCGGACATGGAGGAGGCGCGGGACCTGCCGTGCCACACCGGCCTGCGGCTGCTGTCGGAGAAGGGGTCGGCGCTCGGCCGGACGCAGCCGGACAAGTCGGTGAAGCTCGTGCGGGGCGACCGGGAGGTGTTCGGGCTGCGGGGCCGGTCCGCCGAGCAGCGGATCGCGCTGGACCTGCTGATGGACGAGGACATCGGCATCGTCTCGCTCGGCGGCCGGGCGGGCACCGGCAAGTCGGCCCTCGCCCTCTGCGCGGGCCTGGAGGCCGTGCTGGAGCGGGGGCGGCACCGCAAGGTCGTGGTGTTCCGCCCCCTGTACGCGGTCGGCGGCCAGGAGCTGGGCTACCTGCCCGGCACCGAGAACGAGAAGATGTCGCCGTGGGGGCAGGCCGTCTACGACACGCTGTCGGCGGTGACCACGCCCGAGGTCATCGAGGAGATCGTCGACCGCGACATGCTGGAGGTCCTGCCGCTCACGCACATCCGGGGGCGCTCGCTGCACGACGCGTTCGTGATCGTGGACGAGGCGCAGTCGCTGGAGCGCGGCGTTCTGCTCACGGTCCTGTCGCGCATCGGCACGGGCTCGCGGGTCGTGCTGACCCACGACGTGGCGCAGCGCGACAACCTGCGGGTGGGCAGGCATGACGGCGTCGCCGCGGTGGTGGAGCGGCTCAAGGGCCATCCGCTGTTCGCGCACGTGACGCTGACGCGCTCCGAGCGGTCGCCGATCGCCGCCCTGGTGACGGACATGCTCGGCGACGTCGGCGCCTGAACGGCGCCCTGAAGCCGATACGAGGAAGTCCTGCACGAACCCCGGTGGCCGAGGAGCCGCCGGGGTTCGTCGTCGCCGGGCGCCCTCGCGGGGGAACCCGCCGATACCC
The sequence above is drawn from the Actinomadura hallensis genome and encodes:
- a CDS encoding PhoH family protein; amino-acid sequence: MATTSARRPGTSGSTSGTRVPDRRTYVLDTSVLLADPGAMTRFAEHEVVLPIVVISELEAKRHHPELGYFARQALRTLDDLRLRNGRLDEPVAVEGPQGDQGGTLRVELNHSDPSVLPDGFRLADNDTRILSVAAWLAHEGRDVVLVSKDLPMRVKASAVGLAAEEYRAELAVVESGWTGMRELEVPASLIEEMFETGSADMEEARDLPCHTGLRLLSEKGSALGRTQPDKSVKLVRGDREVFGLRGRSAEQRIALDLLMDEDIGIVSLGGRAGTGKSALALCAGLEAVLERGRHRKVVVFRPLYAVGGQELGYLPGTENEKMSPWGQAVYDTLSAVTTPEVIEEIVDRDMLEVLPLTHIRGRSLHDAFVIVDEAQSLERGVLLTVLSRIGTGSRVVLTHDVAQRDNLRVGRHDGVAAVVERLKGHPLFAHVTLTRSERSPIAALVTDMLGDVGA
- a CDS encoding isoprenyl transferase, whose protein sequence is MGVRRTEEPRGGAPRGRRRDGSGRPTKRGRLLSALRRSGPYAAVRDVVYRLYERRVEAELHPDVTPRHIGVILDGNRRWARAMGLADVSSGHQRGAAKISELLQWSTEAGVEVVTLWLLSTDNLNRPARELEPLLEIIENTVGELAADGWHVKPVGALDLLPDKTARVLKAAGEATSGAPGLIVNVAVGYGGRREIADAVRSLLIEQASRGTSIEELAESLDVEHIAEHLYTRGQPDPDLVIRTSGEQRLSGFMLWQSAHSEFHFCEVHWPDFRKVDFLRALRSYAARHRRYGT